The genomic interval ATCGGCCGGAAGAAGCGCAGCCGGGCGCCCGCGGCGCGCAGCGGCTCCCAGAAGGCGTCCGGCGTCGCCCAGGAGCCGAAGGCGTCCACGAGGACCATGACCCGCACGCCGCGCCGGGCGGCCGCGACGAGGCGCGCCAGCAGCCCCCGGCCGGTGGCGTCCGCGGCGAAGATGTACATCTCCAGGAAGACGTGCGAGCGGGCATGGTCGATGGCGGCGGAGAGCGCGGCGAACGCCTCGCGTCCGTCGCCCAGCAGGCGCAGGCGCGTCGCGGGGGCGGCCGCGGGAGGGGCCTGGTCCTCGCTCACCGCGTGTCCCCCGCGCCCTGGCCACCGGCCGTTCCGAGCAGCGTCGCCAGCAGTTCCAGGATCCCCTCCGCGTCCGGCGACGAGCGCGCCCCGGCGATGCCGCCGGCGCCGCCGAGCAGGACCACCGGGCCGAGGGCCGGGTCGCGCCCCACGAGCAGCGGCCGCCCGTCGCGCTCGCCGAGCGCCGCGCCCTCGAGGGCCCGCGCGTAACCGGCCAGCCAGGCCTTCGCGTCCTCGAGGCTCGCCGGCGGCACCGAGACGAACACCGGCGTGCCGGCCGCGACTCCCTCCAGCCCGGGGGGCAGCGCCTCGCGCCCGAGCAGGTGCTGCGGCTGGTAGCGGACGGTGCGCGCATCCGCGACGCGGGAGAAGTCGGCCAGCGCCTTGGGCGGCGGCGGGGGGGCGCCGAGGCGCGCGGCCGCGGCCTCGAGAGCGCGGCGCACGTCCGATGCCCGGGTCGCGTCCGGC from bacterium carries:
- a CDS encoding DUF6599 family protein codes for the protein MRRPAALVLACALAALPPGAATAAADPAGVLPDEAALAPLRRAGAIERHTPETLWERIDGEAELYRGYGLAASAHVLYADPAAGERRVEASVFSFADPLGAFGVFAAFRPPAGAGGTALGNGGCVEDYQGFFWQGAHFVLADAAGPDATRASDVRRALEAAAARLGAPPPPPKALADFSRVADARTVRYQPQHLLGREALPPGLEGVAAGTPVFVSVPPASLEDAKAWLAGYARALEGAALGERDGRPLLVGRDPALGPVVLLGGAGGIAGARSSPDAEGILELLATLLGTAGGQGAGDTR